A stretch of Rhodoferax potami DNA encodes these proteins:
- the glgA gene encoding glycogen synthase GlgA, producing MRILQVSAEIFPLLKTGGLADIAGALPAALHEAGCDVRVLLPGFPAIVAGLRNPSPVGAFVMPWGEMVEVVYGDLPALARGDMQQGAYVLIAPGLYERPGNPYEDANKQPYGDNHRRFAALGQAAAHLAHGMDSLWRAQLVHSHDWHAGLASAYLKLWADRGATRVPSVFTVHNLAYQGVFGPQYFGDLGLPGEAFHVQGMEFHGQLSFMKAGLFYASHITTVSPTYAREIQTPEQGCGLDGLLMARRDALSGILNAVDDTVWNPTSDALLEQNFDARHMAGKAINKAMLQGTMGLAIEPDAPLFAVVSRLTEQKGLPLVLAGLDEIVSRGGQLLVLGSGDTWMEQAFTERAKTHAGRVAVKLGYDESFAHRVFAGSDVTLVPSRFEPCGLTQMYGLKYGSLPLVRRVGGLADTVVDSDLETLEDRTATGFVFDVFDETAYRKAVRRAFALYHRKAEWNRVRQTGMKLAFDWATAAGHYTHLYQRLIQE from the coding sequence ATGCGCATCCTGCAAGTCAGTGCCGAAATTTTCCCTCTGCTCAAAACCGGAGGGCTGGCTGACATTGCCGGTGCGCTGCCGGCGGCTTTGCATGAAGCAGGCTGCGATGTGCGGGTGCTGCTGCCGGGTTTTCCGGCCATCGTGGCGGGCCTGCGCAACCCCAGCCCGGTGGGTGCGTTTGTGATGCCTTGGGGCGAAATGGTGGAAGTTGTCTATGGCGACTTGCCGGCACTCGCCCGCGGTGACATGCAGCAGGGCGCTTATGTGCTGATCGCGCCTGGGCTCTACGAGCGCCCCGGCAACCCGTATGAAGATGCCAACAAGCAGCCCTATGGCGACAACCACCGCCGTTTCGCAGCGCTAGGCCAAGCCGCAGCCCATCTGGCGCATGGCATGGACAGCCTGTGGCGCGCCCAACTGGTGCACAGCCACGACTGGCACGCAGGTTTGGCCAGTGCTTACCTCAAACTCTGGGCCGATCGCGGCGCCACGCGGGTACCTTCGGTATTTACCGTGCACAACCTGGCGTACCAAGGCGTATTTGGCCCGCAGTATTTCGGCGATTTGGGTCTGCCGGGCGAGGCTTTTCACGTGCAAGGCATGGAGTTTCATGGCCAGCTCTCCTTCATGAAGGCCGGCTTGTTTTATGCCAGCCACATCACGACTGTGAGCCCCACCTACGCCCGCGAAATCCAGACGCCTGAGCAGGGCTGCGGGCTGGATGGCTTGCTGATGGCAAGGCGTGATGCCTTGAGCGGCATCCTGAATGCAGTGGATGACACGGTTTGGAACCCGACCAGCGACGCCTTGCTAGAGCAAAATTTTGACGCCCGCCACATGGCAGGCAAAGCAATTAACAAGGCCATGCTGCAAGGCACCATGGGCCTGGCTATCGAACCTGATGCGCCGCTGTTCGCCGTGGTGAGCCGCCTCACTGAACAAAAAGGTCTGCCGCTGGTGCTGGCCGGGCTGGACGAAATAGTGTCGCGAGGTGGCCAATTGCTGGTGCTGGGCAGTGGCGACACCTGGATGGAGCAGGCCTTCACCGAGCGCGCCAAAACCCACGCCGGCCGGGTGGCCGTGAAACTGGGCTATGACGAATCCTTTGCCCACCGGGTATTCGCCGGCAGTGACGTAACCCTGGTGCCCTCGCGCTTTGAGCCCTGTGGCTTGACCCAGATGTATGGCCTCAAATACGGCAGCTTGCCTTTGGTGCGTCGCGTAGGCGGCTTGGCTGACACCGTGGTGGACAGCGACCTCGAAACCCTCGAAGACCGCACCGCCACCGGCTTTGTATTCGATGTGTTTGACGAAACCGCCTACCGCAAGGCGGTGCGCCGCGCATTTGCCCTCTACCACCGCAAGGCGGAATGGAACCGCGTGCGCCAAACCGGCATGAAGCTTGCCTTCGACTGGGCTACCGCCGCCGGACACTACACCCACCTTTACCAAAGGTTGATTCAAGAATGA
- the glgC gene encoding glucose-1-phosphate adenylyltransferase — MSTTDNTRNLALQERHMQPHMLVRRTIALVLAGGRGSRLKQLTDRRAKPAVYFGGKFRIVDFALSNCVNSGIRRIGVITQYKSHSLLRHLQRGWSFLRAELNEMVDLLPAQQRVDEEHWYRGTADAIYQNLDIIQSSKPEYVVVLAGDHIYKMDYSLMLKDHVESGAGCTVGCIEVPRDEASAFGVMAVDGSRKITEFVEKPANPPAMPGNDAVSLASMGIYIFDSKYLYDLLEDDLANPESSHDFGKDVIPRVVREGRAVAHPFSMSCVSSTPDAVPYWRDVGTIDAFWEANLDLASVTPELDIYDTNWPIWTSQRQLPPAKFVQDADGKHGQAINTMVSGGCIVSGSIVSNSVLFSSVRIHSFCVIDQAVLLPEVTIGRGCRLSRVVIDRGVEVPDGLVIGEDPVADAARFERTDNGVVLVTKDMLKKLSTP; from the coding sequence ATGAGCACCACAGACAACACCCGTAACCTCGCGCTTCAAGAGCGCCACATGCAGCCCCACATGCTGGTGCGCCGCACCATCGCCTTGGTGCTGGCCGGTGGCCGCGGCTCCCGCCTCAAGCAGCTGACCGACCGCCGCGCCAAGCCGGCGGTGTACTTTGGCGGCAAGTTCCGTATCGTTGACTTTGCGCTCTCCAACTGCGTGAACTCCGGCATTCGCCGCATCGGCGTCATCACCCAGTACAAATCGCACTCACTGCTGCGCCATTTGCAGCGTGGCTGGAGCTTCTTGCGTGCCGAACTCAACGAGATGGTGGATTTGCTGCCCGCCCAGCAGCGGGTGGACGAAGAACACTGGTACCGCGGCACGGCCGATGCGATCTACCAGAACCTGGACATCATCCAAAGCAGCAAGCCCGAGTACGTGGTGGTGCTGGCCGGCGACCACATCTACAAGATGGACTACTCGCTGATGCTCAAAGACCACGTGGAGAGCGGCGCAGGCTGCACCGTGGGCTGTATCGAAGTGCCCCGCGACGAAGCCAGCGCTTTTGGTGTGATGGCCGTTGATGGCAGCCGCAAGATCACCGAGTTTGTGGAAAAGCCCGCCAACCCACCTGCGATGCCCGGCAACGACGCGGTGTCCCTGGCCAGCATGGGCATCTACATTTTCGATTCCAAATATTTGTACGACTTGCTCGAAGACGATTTGGCCAACCCCGAGTCCAGCCACGACTTCGGCAAAGACGTGATTCCCCGCGTGGTGCGCGAGGGCAGGGCGGTGGCCCATCCCTTCTCCATGTCCTGTGTGTCGTCCACCCCGGACGCCGTGCCCTACTGGCGCGATGTGGGTACCATCGACGCCTTTTGGGAAGCCAACCTCGACCTTGCTTCAGTCACCCCGGAGCTGGATATTTACGACACCAACTGGCCCATCTGGACCAGCCAGCGCCAGTTGCCACCTGCCAAGTTTGTGCAGGACGCCGATGGCAAGCACGGCCAGGCCATCAACACCATGGTGTCGGGCGGCTGCATTGTGTCGGGCTCCATCGTCAGCAACTCGGTGTTGTTCAGCAGCGTGCGCATCCATTCGTTCTGCGTGATTGACCAGGCAGTGCTTTTGCCGGAAGTCACCATCGGCCGTGGCTGTCGCCTGAGCCGTGTGGTCATTGACCGGGGTGTGGAAGTGCCTGATGGCTTGGTCATCGGTGAAGACCCGGTGGCAGATGCGGCACGCTTTGAGCGCACCGACAACGGCGTGGTGCTGGTCACCAAAGACATGCTGAAGAAGTTAAGCACCCCCTGA
- a CDS encoding alpha-D-glucose phosphate-specific phosphoglucomutase: MPRITLPTSPFDGQRPGTSGLRKKVTVFEQPRYLENFVQALFDVLPDAAGQTLVVGGDGRFYNRVAIQTILRMAAAKGYARVLVGQGGILSTPAVSAVIRRHGASGGIVLSASHNPGGPDGDFGIKYNVANGGPAPEKVTNAIYERTKLVREIRTMSTADISLDTLGSQHIGSTEVVVIDPVSDYSEVMRGLFDFDAIRKLFAGGFTLRYDAMCAVGGPYAKALLEGELGAPAGTVVNGTPLEDFGGLHPDPNPVNAEDLIAHLFATDAPDMGAASDGDADRNMIVGRKFVVSPSDSLAVIAAHATLVPGYRSGIAGVARSMPTSTAVDRVAKALGIPCFETPTGWKFFGNLMDAGKVTLCGEESYGTGSSHVREKDGLWAVLFWLNLIAASGKSVEALVRELWAQYGRCVYSRHDYEGIPIEQADALMRDLRASLPTLGGTTIAGLPVAFADDFAYTDPVDGSVSQKQGVRIVLTDGSRVVFRLSGTGTEGATLRVYLERHEPDASRQDIPAQEALQPLIALAEMVARIRHFTGMNQPTVTT, translated from the coding sequence ATGCCACGCATCACACTGCCCACTTCGCCCTTTGATGGCCAGCGCCCCGGTACTTCAGGTTTGCGCAAAAAAGTCACCGTCTTCGAGCAGCCCCGTTATCTGGAAAACTTTGTGCAGGCACTGTTTGATGTGTTGCCGGATGCAGCCGGACAGACGTTGGTGGTGGGGGGAGATGGCCGCTTCTACAACCGCGTAGCCATTCAAACCATTCTGCGCATGGCAGCCGCCAAGGGCTATGCCCGGGTGCTGGTGGGGCAGGGCGGCATTTTGTCGACACCCGCAGTCAGCGCTGTCATCCGCCGCCATGGCGCCAGCGGCGGCATCGTGCTGTCGGCCAGCCACAACCCCGGCGGTCCGGATGGCGACTTCGGCATCAAATACAACGTAGCCAACGGCGGCCCCGCGCCTGAAAAAGTCACCAACGCCATCTACGAGCGCACCAAGCTGGTCCGCGAGATCCGCACCATGAGCACGGCGGATATCAGCCTGGACACTCTGGGCAGCCAGCACATCGGCAGTACCGAGGTGGTGGTGATCGACCCCGTGTCGGATTACTCCGAGGTCATGCGCGGCTTGTTTGACTTTGACGCCATCCGCAAGTTGTTTGCAGGCGGCTTCACCCTGCGCTATGACGCCATGTGCGCCGTGGGTGGCCCCTACGCTAAAGCCTTGCTGGAGGGCGAGCTGGGTGCTCCCGCAGGCACGGTGGTCAATGGCACCCCACTCGAAGATTTCGGTGGTTTGCACCCGGATCCGAACCCGGTGAATGCCGAAGACCTGATCGCTCATTTGTTTGCCACCGACGCACCCGACATGGGCGCCGCGAGTGATGGCGATGCTGACCGTAACATGATCGTCGGCCGCAAGTTTGTCGTGTCGCCCAGCGACAGTCTGGCTGTGATCGCTGCTCATGCCACCTTGGTGCCGGGCTACCGCTCTGGCATTGCCGGTGTGGCCCGCTCCATGCCCACCTCTACCGCGGTGGACCGCGTAGCCAAGGCGCTGGGCATTCCATGTTTTGAGACGCCTACCGGCTGGAAGTTTTTCGGTAACTTGATGGATGCCGGCAAAGTCACTTTGTGCGGCGAAGAAAGCTACGGCACAGGCTCCAGCCATGTCCGTGAGAAAGACGGCTTGTGGGCGGTGCTGTTCTGGCTCAACCTGATTGCCGCCAGCGGCAAATCGGTGGAGGCGCTGGTGCGTGAGCTCTGGGCGCAATACGGCCGCTGCGTATATTCGCGCCACGACTATGAAGGCATTCCCATTGAGCAGGCCGACGCGCTGATGCGCGACCTGCGTGCGTCTTTACCCACCTTGGGTGGCACCACCATCGCCGGATTGCCGGTGGCCTTTGCGGATGACTTTGCCTACACCGATCCAGTGGATGGCAGCGTGAGCCAGAAGCAGGGCGTGCGCATTGTGCTGACCGATGGTTCGCGCGTAGTGTTCCGCCTCTCTGGCACCGGCACCGAGGGGGCCACCTTGCGCGTCTACCTGGAGCGCCACGAACCGGACGCCAGCCGCCAGGACATCCCGGCCCAAGAGGCACTGCAACCCCTGATTGCCTTGGCTGAAATGGTGGCCCGCATCCGCCATTTCACCGGCATGAACCAGCCCACCGTGACGACCTGA
- the glgX gene encoding glycogen debranching protein GlgX, with amino-acid sequence MPLTTLLPGSAPAWGASFTADGVNFALAAPDATRVELCLFDDTGTTELQRIALPARTGPVWHGLLPGAGAGQVYGYRVHGPWAPTQGHRFNPAKLLLDPYAWEVVGRYDGSDLHWAHTPESARGVQQPDPRDNSATALKARVVSALPPASAGPKIDPAQRVLYELHVKGFTQLHPEVPLHLRGTYAGLAHPAAIAHLKALGITTVSVMPVAARADEERLQHLGLSNYWGYSPIAWSAPEPRYWSGTPGSSPRSEFRAMVDALHAAGLEVILDVVYNHTAETDEFGPLLSLRGIANATYYHLEPEDPARYINWTGCGNCVNLNHPIVLRTVMDSLRTWVQDFGVDGFRFDLAPVMARGTQEAGYRFQPHAPWLLAVAQDPVLRNRLMVVEPWDIGPGGYQLGAFPHGWLEWNDRFRDTQRSAWLRHSASRGALAHHLAGSADAFAHGQRAAHSSVNFVTAHDGFNLMDVVSYCERHNQANGEHNRDGHGHNLSVNHGVEGASDLPAVQEARARHRRTLLAATVLSLGTPMLLAGDELGHTQGGNNNAYCQDNATTWLRWDALAHHETAFWARAIALRRQLPALQASGWWRSSAESTGCGQVATWALPDGRTLQPADWDAPHGGAMAVARQAGTPDAVLLLLNPSPHEQVFCLPQGAWRVVLDSAVPELPSEGVPVVSTVITLQADSLMLLTW; translated from the coding sequence ATGCCTTTGACGACTTTGTTGCCGGGCTCTGCCCCTGCGTGGGGCGCGAGCTTCACTGCAGACGGTGTGAACTTCGCGTTGGCTGCACCAGATGCCACTCGCGTGGAGCTGTGCCTGTTTGATGACACCGGCACCACCGAGCTGCAGCGCATCGCGTTGCCGGCGCGCACCGGGCCGGTCTGGCATGGGTTATTGCCCGGCGCAGGGGCAGGGCAAGTGTACGGATACCGGGTTCACGGCCCTTGGGCTCCCACGCAGGGACACCGGTTCAATCCGGCCAAGTTGTTGCTCGACCCCTATGCCTGGGAGGTCGTGGGCCGTTACGACGGGTCCGACCTGCACTGGGCCCACACCCCTGAAAGCGCACGCGGCGTGCAGCAACCCGACCCACGGGACAACTCAGCTACCGCGCTCAAGGCGCGGGTGGTGAGCGCCTTGCCGCCCGCAAGTGCAGGGCCAAAGATTGATCCCGCGCAGCGGGTGCTGTATGAACTGCACGTCAAGGGCTTCACCCAGTTGCACCCCGAAGTGCCGCTGCACTTGCGTGGCACCTATGCCGGCTTGGCGCATCCGGCAGCCATTGCACATTTGAAAGCCTTGGGCATTACCACCGTGAGTGTGATGCCGGTGGCCGCGCGCGCCGACGAAGAGCGCTTGCAGCACCTGGGGCTCAGCAATTATTGGGGCTACAGCCCCATTGCCTGGAGCGCGCCTGAGCCTCGCTATTGGAGCGGCACACCGGGCAGCAGCCCGCGCTCGGAATTCCGCGCCATGGTCGATGCTTTGCACGCTGCAGGCTTGGAGGTGATTCTTGATGTGGTCTACAACCACACGGCTGAGACCGATGAGTTCGGCCCACTGCTGAGCTTGCGCGGAATAGCCAACGCCACCTATTACCACCTGGAGCCCGAAGATCCTGCCCGCTACATCAATTGGACAGGCTGCGGCAACTGCGTCAATCTCAACCACCCGATCGTGCTGCGCACCGTGATGGATAGCTTGCGCACCTGGGTGCAGGACTTCGGGGTTGATGGTTTTCGCTTTGACCTTGCGCCCGTCATGGCGCGTGGCACCCAAGAGGCCGGCTACCGCTTTCAGCCCCACGCCCCGTGGTTGTTGGCTGTGGCCCAAGACCCGGTGTTGCGCAATCGCCTGATGGTGGTGGAGCCTTGGGACATCGGGCCCGGTGGCTACCAGCTGGGCGCTTTTCCGCACGGGTGGCTGGAGTGGAACGACCGTTTCCGCGATACCCAGCGCAGCGCATGGCTGCGACATAGCGCCAGCCGTGGTGCCTTGGCCCATCACTTGGCCGGCTCAGCCGATGCATTTGCCCACGGGCAGCGTGCTGCGCACAGCAGCGTGAATTTTGTGACAGCCCACGATGGCTTCAATTTGATGGACGTCGTGAGCTACTGTGAACGCCACAACCAGGCCAACGGCGAGCACAACCGCGATGGCCATGGCCACAACTTGAGCGTGAACCACGGCGTCGAGGGCGCCAGCGACCTGCCTGCGGTGCAAGAGGCCCGAGCCCGGCACCGCCGCACCTTGCTGGCAGCCACGGTTTTGTCCCTGGGCACCCCCATGCTGCTGGCGGGCGACGAGCTCGGCCACACCCAGGGCGGCAACAACAACGCCTATTGCCAAGACAATGCCACGACCTGGTTGCGCTGGGACGCCTTGGCCCACCATGAAACTGCTTTCTGGGCCCGCGCGATTGCCTTGCGCCGGCAACTGCCGGCATTGCAAGCCAGTGGTTGGTGGCGCAGTAGTGCAGAGTCCACTGGTTGCGGCCAGGTAGCTACTTGGGCCTTGCCGGACGGCCGCACCTTGCAGCCCGCTGATTGGGACGCGCCCCACGGCGGCGCCATGGCGGTCGCCCGTCAGGCCGGCACGCCGGATGCGGTGTTGCTGCTCCTTAACCCCAGTCCCCACGAGCAGGTGTTTTGCCTACCGCAAGGCGCGTGGCGCGTGGTGTTGGATTCCGCCGTTCCGGAGTTGCCCTCAGAAGGCGTCCCGGTGGTTAGCACTGTCATAACGCTGCAGGCAGATAGCCTCATGCTTTTGACTTGGTAA